AATAGGTCCTGAAATAATTAATGGTGTACGAGCATCATCAACTAATACCGAATCGACCTCATCGACAATTGAATAGTTGTGACGACGCTGAACCAAATCCTTAGGATTGGTAGCCATATTATCACGCAAGTAATCAAAACCAAATTCATTATTTGTACCAAAGGTAATATCAGAGGCATAAGCCTTTCTTCTCTCATCGGAGTTAGGAGAATGCTTATCAATACAATCAACCGATAAACCGTGGAATTGGTACAATGGCCCCATCCATTCCGAGTCACGCTTAGCCAAATAGTCATTCACAGTTACAACATGAACACCACGACCAGTTAATGCGTTTAGAAATACAGGTAAGGTTGCTACTAAAGTTTTACCCTCACCTGTTGCCATCTCGGCAATTTTTCCCTGGTGCAGAACAGTACCACCAATTAGCTGCACATCATAATGAACCATATCCCAGGTTACTTCTGTTCCTCCCGCAGTCCATGAATTGAAGAAAACAGCTTTATCTCCATCTATTTGTACATTATCAAAATGAGGAGCCAAATCGCGATCGAATTGGTTTGCAGTTACTTCAATTTCTTCATTCTCGGTAAATCGTCGAGCAGTATCTTTCACAATAGCAAAAGCCGTAGGAAGAATTTCCTCTAAAACCTCTTCTATTTTTTCATCAATTTGCTCTTCTATTTTATCGATTTGGTCGTAAGTATCTTCTTTCTCGTTTACAGAAAGTCCACCATTCTCGATTTTATCTTTTAAAGCGTTAACCTGATCAGTTTCAGCCTTTACATAATCTTTAATGTGTTGTTTTAGTTTCTCCGATTCTTCACGAAGCCCATCATGACTTAATTGTGTTACTCTTTCGTACTCTTTTGTAATTTTCCCTAAATAAGGCGATAATTCTTTTAAATCTCGGTCTGATTTATTACCAAACAGTTTGCCTAATGCTTTATTTATAAAACTCATCTTGATATATTGATTTCAATATGTAAATGCACTCAATACTATTGAGATACAAATTATTTGTATGTTAATTTAATAAGCTTGCCCGGTTTCTGAGCAGATGAAATATTAGCAAAAAATGCCAGGAGCCCGAATTTGAATATCACCCTCGGGAATTTGTTTGTAGTATACTTCGGAATAAGGATTTATTCCCCTAAACTCTTCTGGTAAAGGATAATTGAGTAAAAATTTCTTTTGATTTAAAGCAGGAATTTTAGGTAAGTTCTTTAGAACAGATAGTTTTTCGGGATTTGAAAAACATGTTCCAGCAATATTTTCCTGCTCTACCTGCGCCAATATTGGTGAGGCAAAAGAATCATCGAAATGTTGAATATGATCGGCATACCATTCTGCAAACAGTTGTTGGTCTACTGTAAAATCCTGAGCATTAGCACCCGGAACTACAGCTGCGCAACCTGTAAGCACACAAAAAACTACTATGAGGTATCTGTTCATATCCATCGAGACCAAAAGTAAAAATTATTATTGGTTTAGCGACTGGTTTATTAAAAATAATTGAATTCTTTTACAGCTTTATCTATATCATGAAAAAAATACATTTATGATAATAGTATAAGAAAGCCCCACAAAAATGTGAGGCTTTAAGTATAATACAGAATATCTTATTATTCAGCAGGAGCAGTAAATGTTCTTGTTTTGAATTCTTTATCCATCATATACAAGCCATTCCCTTTTCCTTCGAACATTCTTAATTGATCGATAATTTCACTTACAGTAGCTTCTTCCTCTACTTGCTCATCAACATACCATTGCAAAAAGTTAACTGTTGCATGATCTTTTTCAGCAATGGCAGTATCCATGCATCCATTAATTAATCTGGTAACTTCTTCTTCGTGTTTTAATGTTTCTTCGAAAATATTTAAAACACCATCCCACTCTGCTGGAACTTCGGCAATTGGTTCTAAAATTACTCTTCCGCCACGTTCGTTTATATAATCTAACATTTTCATTGCATGAAAAGTTTCTTCTTCAAACTGAACTTTCATCCAATTGGCAAAACCAGGTTTACCATTTGCATTAAAATAGTTAGACATTGAAAGGTAAAAGTATGCTGACCAAAATTCAGCATTAATTTGTTCGTTCAAAATCTTTTCTACATTCTTATTAATAGCCATAATATATGATCTTTTAGTGTATCTTTTATTTTATTCAAAAATAGAAAGAATTCGCCTAACACAGCAATAATGCTAATGTAGATTGATTCTAATTTACGAAATGCAATACATAAAAACCTATTAAAAAGGCAAATACTAATTTACATATAGTGAAAATGCAATTTAAAATAGACAGTATATTTTAACAAACTAAAATTTATAATTTACTTATGCGAACTTTAATCTAAAGCAAAAAGAGGATTTTCATTAAATTTTGCCCAATCTTCTTTTAACACTTCGTACATTTTATCTATCTCTTTATTGCTTATACCACAACTTTTAAGTTCTAAAATATACTTCATTAAATTATAGCAGGTAGTAAATTGTCCGCATGCAATTAAAGAATTCATTCTGTCTACTTTTTTATCTTCTTCGCTCCACCAAAGTGATGTTGGAGCTTTGGATGCTGTTAAGGCTACTGCTTTTAATTGTTTTTGTGGTGGATTTATATCTGAATGAGTTTTTTTTGCTCCATTTAAACTACCTATAACAGAGCTTATTCTTCTATTTTCTAAATTTTCCGAAGAGTACATAAGTTCGTAGTTTAAATATCTTATTTGTTTTAAAAACACATCATCTATCATTTTTGCTCCCGAGGTTGCTCTCTCTATAAGCATGCGCTTTACCAAATCGGTGTTAAGTTTCTGAAAAGATTTAATTTCGGTAAGTAAAGATCCTGGAACATTATTTTCAAATATTACTTTTAGCTTAGCCAGAGCATCGCTTTTTAAATACGCAATTACCCCTCCTGCCAGAGATAAACTTAAACCAATACCTGTTAAAACACCACCAATAACATATAAGGAAGGCCAGGCCTGACCCGTTATTATCTCTAAAGAATTAATTAGCATTAAAATAATACCAGAAAATAAAATTGTTAAAAAACTC
This genomic interval from uncultured Marinifilum sp. contains the following:
- a CDS encoding ferritin is translated as MAINKNVEKILNEQINAEFWSAYFYLSMSNYFNANGKPGFANWMKVQFEEETFHAMKMLDYINERGGRVILEPIAEVPAEWDGVLNIFEETLKHEEEVTRLINGCMDTAIAEKDHATVNFLQWYVDEQVEEEATVSEIIDQLRMFEGKGNGLYMMDKEFKTRTFTAPAE